One stretch of Roseiconus lacunae DNA includes these proteins:
- a CDS encoding flagellar protein FliS codes for MQQLDQYKRKSISSGMTRVEMLLMLYDKALASVEACQIANEVGDDALFRKHEIQARKVLVAIISGLQPDEDEVAYNIARLLEFVLFSFDERHFDSCQKILGQIRNSFAQIADQANEMERNGEISPMPDSDSFQSIA; via the coding sequence ATGCAGCAACTCGATCAGTACAAACGCAAAAGTATCAGCAGCGGAATGACACGCGTCGAAATGCTGTTGATGCTATATGACAAAGCACTTGCATCGGTCGAGGCCTGTCAGATTGCCAACGAAGTCGGTGATGACGCACTTTTTCGCAAGCATGAGATCCAGGCTCGCAAAGTACTCGTTGCGATCATCTCAGGGCTTCAGCCCGATGAAGACGAAGTCGCTTACAACATCGCGAGATTGCTGGAATTCGTCCTTTTCTCGTTCGACGAGCGTCACTTCGATTCGTGTCAGAAAATTCTCGGACAGATCCGAAACAGCTTTGCGCAAATCGCTGATCAGGCAAACGAAATGGAACGCAACGGAGAAATCTCTCCGATGCCAGACTCCGATTCGTTTCAATCGATCGCTTAA